A single genomic interval of Hevea brasiliensis isolate MT/VB/25A 57/8 chromosome 4, ASM3005281v1, whole genome shotgun sequence harbors:
- the LOC110641768 gene encoding 2-oxoglutarate-Fe(II) type oxidoreductase hxnY isoform X2, with protein MEKKQQEIDGAEEIPAPNQKFSVLNCIDLSSPDIQQSVSLLKQACLDSGFFYVVNHGISEEFMDQVFSESKKFFELPLGEKMKVLRNEKHRGYTPFLDELLDPDNQVHGDYKEGYYIGVEVPEDDPQAEKPFYGQNVWPAADVLPGWRQTMERFHKEALEVARSVARIIALALNLEADFFYRPEMLGQPIAVMRLLHYGAQISDPSKGIFGAGAHSDYGLITLLATDDVVALQICKNKDAQPQVWEYIAPIKGAFIVNIGDMLERWSNCIFRSTLHRVVGNGQERYSIAYFAEPSYDCLVECLPTCKSEKNPPKFPPIICGTYLSQRYKDTHTDLSVYNKHQS; from the exons atggagaagaaGCAACAGGAGATAGATGGCGCCGAGGAAATTCCCGCGCCTAATCAGAAGTTCTCAGTCCTTAACTGTATAGATCTCTCCAGCCCCGATATCCAGCAATCTGTTTCTTTACTCAAACAG gCGTGTTTGGACAGTGGATTCTTTTACGTGGTAAATCATGGAATAAGCGAAGAATTCATGGACCAGGTTTTCTCGGAGAGTAAGAAGTTTTTTGAACTCCCATTAGGTGAAAAAATGAAGGTTCTTAGGAACGAGAAGCATCGAGGCTACACTCCTTTCCTCGACGAGCTTTTGGATCCTGATAATCAAGTACACG GCGATTACAAGGAGGGCTATTACATTGGAGTTGAAGTGCCTGAAGATGATCCTCAAGCAGAGAAGCCATTTTATGGGCAAAATGTTTGGCCAGCAGCCG ACGTTTTGCCTGGATGGAGGCAAACCATGGAGAGGTTTCATAAAGAGGCACT AGAGGTCGCAAGATCAGTTGCAAGGATCATAGCACTCGCACTTAATCTGGAAGCTGATTTTTTTTATAGGCCTGAAATGCTTGGCCAGCCAATTGCAGTCATGCGCTTGCTACACTACGGAG CTCAGATTTCTGATCCCTCAAAGGGAATATTTGGAGCCGGAGCTCATTCTGACTATGGTTTGATTACCCTTTTAGCCACAGATGATGTCGTTGCCCTTCAA ATATGCAAGAATAAGGATGCTCAACCTCAAGTTTGGGAATATATAGCTCCAATAAAAGG AGCATTCATAGTGAATATTGGTGATATGCTGGAGCGCTGGAGCAACTGTATTTTCAG GTCCACATTGCATAGAGTTGTCGGGAATGGTCAAGAGAGATATTCT ATAGCATATTTCGCGGAACCTAGTTATGATTGTTTAGTTGAATGCTTGCCCACCTGCAAGTCCGAAAAAAATCCTCCCAA GTTTCCTCCAATCATATGTGGGACTTATCTTAGTCAACGCTATAAGGATACTCATACTGATTTGAGTGTATACAACAAACATCAATCTTGA
- the LOC110641768 gene encoding 2-oxoglutarate-Fe(II) type oxidoreductase hxnY isoform X1: MEKKQQEIDGAEEIPAPNQKFSVLNCIDLSSPDIQQSVSLLKQACLDSGFFYVVNHGISEEFMDQVFSESKKFFELPLGEKMKVLRNEKHRGYTPFLDELLDPDNQVHVGDYKEGYYIGVEVPEDDPQAEKPFYGQNVWPAADVLPGWRQTMERFHKEALEVARSVARIIALALNLEADFFYRPEMLGQPIAVMRLLHYGAQISDPSKGIFGAGAHSDYGLITLLATDDVVALQICKNKDAQPQVWEYIAPIKGAFIVNIGDMLERWSNCIFRSTLHRVVGNGQERYSIAYFAEPSYDCLVECLPTCKSEKNPPKFPPIICGTYLSQRYKDTHTDLSVYNKHQS, encoded by the exons atggagaagaaGCAACAGGAGATAGATGGCGCCGAGGAAATTCCCGCGCCTAATCAGAAGTTCTCAGTCCTTAACTGTATAGATCTCTCCAGCCCCGATATCCAGCAATCTGTTTCTTTACTCAAACAG gCGTGTTTGGACAGTGGATTCTTTTACGTGGTAAATCATGGAATAAGCGAAGAATTCATGGACCAGGTTTTCTCGGAGAGTAAGAAGTTTTTTGAACTCCCATTAGGTGAAAAAATGAAGGTTCTTAGGAACGAGAAGCATCGAGGCTACACTCCTTTCCTCGACGAGCTTTTGGATCCTGATAATCAAGTACACG TAGGCGATTACAAGGAGGGCTATTACATTGGAGTTGAAGTGCCTGAAGATGATCCTCAAGCAGAGAAGCCATTTTATGGGCAAAATGTTTGGCCAGCAGCCG ACGTTTTGCCTGGATGGAGGCAAACCATGGAGAGGTTTCATAAAGAGGCACT AGAGGTCGCAAGATCAGTTGCAAGGATCATAGCACTCGCACTTAATCTGGAAGCTGATTTTTTTTATAGGCCTGAAATGCTTGGCCAGCCAATTGCAGTCATGCGCTTGCTACACTACGGAG CTCAGATTTCTGATCCCTCAAAGGGAATATTTGGAGCCGGAGCTCATTCTGACTATGGTTTGATTACCCTTTTAGCCACAGATGATGTCGTTGCCCTTCAA ATATGCAAGAATAAGGATGCTCAACCTCAAGTTTGGGAATATATAGCTCCAATAAAAGG AGCATTCATAGTGAATATTGGTGATATGCTGGAGCGCTGGAGCAACTGTATTTTCAG GTCCACATTGCATAGAGTTGTCGGGAATGGTCAAGAGAGATATTCT ATAGCATATTTCGCGGAACCTAGTTATGATTGTTTAGTTGAATGCTTGCCCACCTGCAAGTCCGAAAAAAATCCTCCCAA GTTTCCTCCAATCATATGTGGGACTTATCTTAGTCAACGCTATAAGGATACTCATACTGATTTGAGTGTATACAACAAACATCAATCTTGA